The proteins below come from a single Iocasia fonsfrigidae genomic window:
- a CDS encoding DUF512 domain-containing protein codes for MKELTARERYILLKTVQNDNILPITSVCNMNCRFCSHCNNPIGLEVYRFGHLDISLIKELLEFLSPDGTLVIGESASKIIEGDPFTHPAILEIIYLIRDKFPDKQINITTNGSYLTDRVIKCLKENEPVELNISLNCSDPDERVFLMGDKNPAIVFEGLELFKEYNIIFHGSIVAMPHLMGWEYLVETIDFLASYQPASVRIYLPGYTRYAADSLKFDIDSIYNSLISLVDRLAEYYAFPLLLEPPQIDDFTCRIKGIIPASPAAAVPLKKNDIVKRVGADEVKSRVEAFDLITRRKDPLIVINRDNSLVQIPLKKEAGEKSGLVFDYDLDLKTINSIERVIRDYRGKDILLLTSILAEGLLQKVAEHMQGIYSKTIVDVMAVSNNFFGGSIACAGLLLCGDIIKAVKKNNKKYDLIVVPGIIFDIFGNDLIGKNYKIIAQECETEIEII; via the coding sequence ATGAAAGAGTTAACTGCTAGAGAGAGGTATATTTTATTAAAAACAGTCCAAAATGATAACATACTCCCCATAACCTCTGTTTGTAATATGAATTGCAGGTTTTGCAGTCACTGCAATAACCCGATAGGTCTTGAGGTCTACCGTTTTGGTCATCTGGACATTTCTCTGATTAAAGAATTATTAGAGTTCCTTTCCCCTGATGGAACATTAGTAATCGGGGAGTCTGCCAGTAAGATCATAGAGGGAGATCCATTTACACATCCAGCTATACTGGAAATTATTTATTTAATCAGGGACAAATTCCCTGACAAACAGATTAATATAACGACTAATGGGAGTTATTTAACAGATAGAGTTATTAAATGTTTGAAAGAAAATGAACCTGTCGAGCTTAATATATCATTGAATTGTTCTGACCCTGATGAAAGGGTTTTTTTAATGGGTGATAAAAACCCTGCTATTGTATTTGAGGGCTTAGAATTGTTTAAAGAATATAATATCATCTTTCACGGGAGTATTGTGGCCATGCCCCATCTCATGGGCTGGGAGTATCTTGTGGAAACAATAGATTTTTTAGCCAGCTATCAACCAGCCTCCGTCCGTATTTATCTGCCTGGATATACCAGGTATGCAGCTGATAGTCTAAAGTTTGATATTGATAGTATTTACAATTCTTTAATTAGTTTAGTTGATAGACTGGCTGAATACTACGCTTTTCCCCTTTTATTAGAGCCACCCCAAATTGATGATTTTACCTGTCGTATTAAAGGGATTATCCCTGCTTCCCCTGCTGCTGCAGTACCATTAAAGAAAAATGATATTGTCAAGAGAGTGGGAGCTGATGAGGTCAAAAGTAGAGTTGAGGCTTTTGATTTGATCACCAGGCGTAAAGACCCGCTGATAGTAATAAACAGAGATAATAGCCTGGTGCAAATCCCCTTAAAAAAAGAGGCCGGGGAAAAGTCCGGTCTTGTCTTTGATTATGATCTGGATCTAAAAACAATTAATAGTATAGAACGAGTTATCAGAGATTACAGAGGAAAGGACATTCTCTTACTTACTTCTATACTTGCGGAGGGTTTATTACAAAAAGTAGCTGAGCATATGCAGGGTATTTATTCAAAAACCATCGTAGATGTTATGGCTGTCAGCAATAATTTCTTTGGGGGGTCAATTGCCTGTGCAGGTCTCCTGCTTTGTGGTGATATAATTAAGGCTGTTAAGAAGAATAACAAAAAATATGATTTAATAGTAGTTCCAGGTATAATATTTGATATTTTTGGAAATGATTTAATTGGAAAGAATTATAAAATTATAGCCCAGGAATGTGAAACAGAAATAGAGATAATTTAG
- the tsaD gene encoding tRNA (adenosine(37)-N6)-threonylcarbamoyltransferase complex transferase subunit TsaD gives MKENDVLILAVESSCDETAAAVVKNGLDVLSNIVASQIDLHRKYGGVVPEIASRKHLELINPVIEEALQTARVTYDQIDGVAATYGPGLVGGLLVGLSAAKALAYVLHKPFIGVNHIAGHIYANFISNPQIEPPVVCLTISGGHTDLLYFKELGDYQILGRSRDDAAGEAFDKIARVLEIGYPGGPAVEKISKEGDPVAVDFPRPFINEDNYDFSFSGLKTAVINYIHNQKQKGKKLHIPDIAASFQQAVIDVLLNKVMKAVQEREVKSVILSGGVAANKTLRQQLSMALAEKDLPLYTPLLKLCTDNAAMIGAAAYYQYQKGDFAPFSLGAAANLSLK, from the coding sequence ATGAAGGAGAATGATGTGTTAATACTGGCAGTAGAATCGTCGTGTGATGAAACTGCTGCAGCAGTTGTGAAAAATGGCCTTGATGTTTTGTCAAATATTGTGGCTTCACAGATTGATTTACACAGGAAATATGGTGGAGTAGTACCTGAGATTGCTTCCCGTAAGCATCTGGAACTTATTAATCCAGTTATTGAAGAGGCTTTGCAGACTGCCAGGGTTACTTATGATCAGATAGATGGAGTAGCGGCTACCTACGGTCCTGGTCTAGTAGGTGGTTTGTTGGTAGGTCTATCAGCTGCTAAAGCTCTGGCCTATGTCCTTCATAAGCCATTTATTGGGGTTAATCATATTGCCGGACATATCTATGCCAATTTTATTTCCAACCCGCAGATAGAGCCCCCAGTAGTCTGTTTGACTATTTCTGGTGGTCATACTGACCTTCTTTATTTTAAGGAATTAGGGGATTATCAAATACTTGGACGCAGCAGAGATGATGCCGCTGGTGAGGCCTTTGATAAAATTGCCAGGGTACTGGAGATAGGATACCCGGGAGGCCCGGCTGTTGAAAAGATTAGTAAAGAAGGAGACCCGGTGGCAGTTGATTTTCCGCGTCCTTTTATTAATGAAGACAACTATGATTTTAGTTTCAGTGGTTTAAAAACCGCTGTTATAAATTATATTCACAATCAAAAACAAAAAGGGAAAAAACTGCATATTCCAGATATAGCTGCCAGTTTTCAGCAGGCCGTAATAGATGTCCTGCTTAATAAAGTTATGAAGGCTGTTCAGGAACGGGAGGTAAAAAGTGTTATCCTCTCTGGTGGGGTTGCAGCAAATAAAACCCTGCGTCAGCAGTTGTCTATGGCTCTTGCTGAGAAAGATTTACCTTTATATACCCCCTTACTGAAGCTCTGTACAGATAATGCGGCCATGATTGGTGCTGCTGCATATTATCAGTACCAGAAAGGTGATTTTGCACCATTTAGCCTGGGTGCAGCAGCTAATCTTAGTCTGAAGTAG